The Larimichthys crocea isolate SSNF chromosome XI, L_crocea_2.0, whole genome shotgun sequence genome has a segment encoding these proteins:
- the LOC104926784 gene encoding zinc finger protein 106 isoform X2, with protein MAMVHEKMGKTPVVKKKKKKKKSNNNNNNNNNNNNKSSLDSKRDHKVYCILCRRLYLQYEAQEHMHSMLHHRELETVLGKNSFHECHACKESSMGLNEYAQHISTAQHKARLKNLMCRNVKIVSVEKSLGPKTVKQIMKRNKLLKKVEREAKLADQKHLGVPQGVPKKHTVVSKVVKPDISKQVNTSRLKQMWGTHQQGSNNAVFQNKENKVSSLQRTPQQRESAPQNQSGRFACMYGEPSGRVWHQPYAKAQFTQSAPQLRYNHNFSYYNQCSDIPIRRPHNTQEGFTNVPEHIKWPASSQHDHYNKQYGSAADFTSDHLPQRGAIIFDHSQSKSTGSSESRQESRAQPASASVAPIRDSDVSSMLRQIRRALGLREPCRADREARRQNSETGVQSVNQAGTKKGQPTGASFKNSAKEAAHHITSAATTPVQSSLVSSAAPSSHSAVHPSSSTSAEPNKTQGTDEHCESTSSFASDSNETPNNRERGSQVALDSPTSLSRFAGKTASSEPNLNIARRVRIAHVPGKGRKEAGLKPTVNKLLSLSGTKSKLSWREMNEEMRRKRQEKVKGMPRFGIELPKKSSAQAEDLPLTEGFHWESLPGSPLVDNWTGLPPLPPPHQDTTDNDSQTETHSDSQIQEQPGQAPQDCRSETVAAVPLKVEPNWEDESGDLRDHSAKKRKPEEEVTEKETKGKKKKTKSNKDQDQMDQLLAVSLREDELSHSLQDLDQSLVQARNVLQATYTEVQRLLLVRQQYTAEVNSLRTKRIEILQGMQGAAAVQPKLSPLPSTSAFPTSSSQPIPPTNPASSISQPYPAPLALPIKPVKKETCQPPPVSCNPDISQVIPLFPPNLLSPLLLTSPHLAAPTTVASLKQLCSASANPSPESPAKQQEQATRESLKDCVKTAMLAREEADSDPEEEMGKNLCPASEKPASSFVPERDQNGDDGGNESDSSVKMMEPSNPVIIDIDKSDNEETVSTVSVQQEPPQKSVSMELSSVSTQVLPQNDAERKFQPMQPVKNANDPPECVEAVDDEEPSLGAFPNHTGPVHGLQVHKGLLYTCSGDNTARAYSLTSRECQAVFTGHTHKINCLLVSSIPNMSERLYTGSSDQTIRCHSIKSQKCLDQVSLSDRVLCLHAAWNILFAGLANGSVASFDLKTLKQVDVFECHGPRGVSCLGTAQEGARRVLLVGSYDSTISVRDAKSGLLLRSLEGHTKTVLCMKVVNDLVFSGSSDMSVHAHNIHTGELIRIYKGHSHAVTSIVILGKVMVTACLDKLVRVYELQSHDRMQVYGGHSDMVMCMAIHKSVIYTGCYDGSVQATKLNLMKNYRCWWQSCTLIFGLAEHLVEHLVKDHTNPNLQAVKCRWRSCSSFFATQHLIRKELPEHMQKHVEKDSEVQP; from the exons ATGGCAATGGTTCATGAGAAGATGGGTAAAACCCctgtggtgaagaagaagaagaagaagaagaagagcaacaacaacaacaacaacaacaacaacaacaacaacaaaagttcACTAGACTCCAAGAGAGACCATAAAGTCTACTGTATTTTGTGTCGCAGGTTATATTTGCAATAT GAGGCACAAGAGCATATGCATAGTATGCTGCatcacagagagctggagaCCGTGCTGGGCAA GAATTCATTTCATGAATGTCACGCGTGTAAGGAATCCTCCATGGGTTTAAATGAGTATGCTCAGCACATCTCCACCGCTCAACATAAAGCTAGGTTGAAGAACTTGATGTGTAGAAACGTAAAGATCGTCTCTGTGGAGAAGAGTCTGGGTCCAAAGACCGTCAAGCAAATCATGAAGAGAAACAAGTTGTTAAAGAAAGTGGA GAGAGAAGCAAAGCTAGCTGATCAGAAGCATCTAGGAGTGCCACAAGGAGTtcccaaaaaacacacagtggtgtCCAAAGTAGTGAAGCCAGATATATCCAAACAAGTGAACACGAGCCGACTCAAACAGATGTGGGGAACCCACCAACAAGGAAGCAACAATGCtgtttttcaaaacaaagagaataaaGTGTCCAGTCTGCAAAGAACTCCTCAACAAAGAGAATCAGCTCCGCAGAATCAAAGTGGAAGATTTGCTTGTATGTACGGAGAGCCTTCAGGTCGAGTTTGGCATCAACCTTATGCTAAGGCCCAGTTCACGCAATCAGCTCCCCAGCTGAGGTACAATCACAACTTTTCTTACTACAATCAGTGCAGTGATATTCCTATTAGAAGACCACACAACACCCAAGAAGGGTTTACTAATGTGCCAGAACATATAAAATGGCCTGCCAGCAGCCAGCATGACCATTACAACAAGCAGTATGGTAGTGCAGCAGACTTCACCAGTGATCACCTGCCTCAGAGAGGTGCCATCATATTTGATCACAGCCAGAGTAAGAGTACAGGATCTTCTGAGTCAAGACAAGAAAGCAGAGCCCAACCTGCTTCTGCCAGCGTAGCTCCCATACGGGATTCCGACGTCAGTTCGATGCTACGGCAAATCAGAAGAGCGCTGGGTTTGAGGGAACCGTGCAGAGCAGATCGCGAAGCCCGGAGGCAGAACAGTGAGACAGGTGTGCAGTCAGTCAATCAAGCTGGAACTAAGAAAGGGCAGCCAACAGGTGCCTCCTTCAAAAACTCTGCCAAGGAGGCTGCACATCACATCACCTCTGCTGCGACTACACCGGTGCAATCCTCACTGGtcagctctgctgctccttCATCGCATTCTGCTGTTCATCCTTCTAGTTCTACTTCTGCTGAGCCAAACAAGACACAAGGGACGGATGAGCATTGTGAGAGCACCTCAAGCTTTGCAAGTGACTCAAATGAAACGCCAAACAACAGGGAGAGAGGATCTCAGGTGGCCCTCGATAGCCCGACTTCACTCAGCCGATTTGCAGGCAAGACCGCATCCTCTGAGCCCAACCTGAACATCGCTCGCAGGGTTCGAATCGCCCACGTACCAGGCAAGGGGAGGAAAGAGGCTGGGCTTAAACCAACCGTCAATAAGCTGCTCAGCTTATCAGGGACCAAGAGTAAGTTGAGCTGGAGGGAGATGAatgaagagatgaggaggaagaggcaggagAAGGTGAAAGGCATGCCCAG GTTTGGAATTGAGTTGCCCAAAAAAAGCTCAGCACAAGCAGAGGACCTTCCTCTGACGGAAGGCTTCCATTGGGAGTCACTCCCAGGCAGTCCTTTAGTTGACAACTGGACTGGACTACCTCCACTACCTCCTCCACACCAGGACACAACAGATAACGACtctcagacagaaacacactcagatTCTCAGATTCAGGAGCAGCCCGGTCAGGCACCGCAAGATTGCCGCAGTGAGACGGTCGCAGCAGTCCCTTTGAAGGTTGAACCAAACTGGGAGGATGAAAGTGGAGATTTAAGAGACCACAGTGCCAAAAAGAggaaaccagaagaagaagtgacG gaaaaggagacaaagggaaaaaagaagaaaacaaagtcaaacaagg ACCAGGACCAAATggaccagctgctggctgtgtcTCTGAGAGAGGACGAGTTGAGCCACTCATTACAGGATTTAGACCAGTCTCTGGTCCAGGCCCGCAACGTCCTGCAGGCTACCTACACAGAGGTCCAAAGACTCCTGCTCGTTAGACAGCAG TATACAGCCGAGGTCAACAGTCTACGAACCAAGCGCATTGAGATCCTGCAGGGGATGCAAG GAGCTGCTGCCGTGCAACCAAAACTCTCTCCCCTTCCTTCGACTAGTGCcttccccacctcctccagccAGCCAATACCTCCGACAAACCCAGCATCTTCTATCAGCCAACCTTACCCAGCCCCCCTTGCCCTGCCTATCAAGCcagtaaagaaagaaacatgccAACCACCTCCAGTTTCCTGTAACCCTGATATTTCACAGGTTATTCCCCTGTTTCCTCCTAATTTGCTCTCTCCGCTGCTGCTTACATCGCCACACTTAGCTGCCCCTACAACTGTTGCCTCCCTCAaacagctctgctctgcatcAGCGAACCCTTCTCCTGAATCACCTGCCAAGCAGCAGGAGCAAGCGACGAGAGAGAGTTTAAAGGACTGTGTAAAGACAGCGATGTTAGCAAGAGAGGAAGCTGACAGTGATCCTGAGGAGGAGATGGGAAAAAATCTCTGCCCGGCATCAGAGAAGCCCGCCTCCTCTTTTGTCCCTGAAAGAGACCAAAATGGTGACGATGGAGGGAACGAAAGCGACAGCTCAGTCAAAATGATGGAGCCCTCCAACCCAGTGATCATTGATATCGATAAATCAGACAACGAGGAGACCGTCTCGACTGTATCTGTCCAACAGGAGCCTCCTCAGAAGTCTGTCAGTATGGAGCTCAGCTCTGTGAGCACACAGGTGTTACCACAAAATGATGCCGAGAG GAAGTTTCAGCCTATGCAGCCAGTGAAAAATGCCAACGATCCTCCAG agtgcGTTGAGGCGGTCGATGATGAGGAACCATCCTTGGGAGCTTTTCCGAATCACACAGGCCCCGTTCATGGACTCCAAGTTCACAAGGGTCTGTTGTACACTTGTTCAGGAGATAACACAGCACGAGCCTACAGTCTGACG AGCAGAGAGTGCCAAGCAGTGTttacaggtcacacacacaaaatcaactGTCTGCTGGTGTCGTCCATCCCAAATATGTCGGAACGCCTGTACACCGGCTCCAGTGACCAAACTATCCGCTGTCACAGCATAAAG TCTCAGAAGTGTCTGGATCAGGTCTCTCTGTCAGACCGGGTGCTGTGTTTGCACGCTGCCTGGAACATTCTGTTTGCTGGACTCGCCAACGGATCAGTGGCCAGCTTTGACTTAAAG ACTCTGAAGCAGGTGGATGTGTTTGAGTGCCACGGCCCGCGGGGTGTGAGCTGCCTGGGTACGGCACAGGAGGGCGCCCGACGAGTGCTGCTGGTCGGCTCCTACGACAGCACCATCAGCGTACGAGACGCCAAAAGCGGCTTGCTGCTGCGCTCGCTGGAGGGTCACACCAAAACTGTCCTCTGTATGAAG GTGGTGAACGATCTGGTCTTCAGCGGCTCCAGCGACATGTCGGTACATGCCCACAACATCCAC ACGGGCGAGTTGATTCGTATCTACAAGGGTCACAGTCATGCCGTCACATCAATAGTCATCTTGGGGAAAGTGATGGTAACAGCCTGTCTGGATAAACTGGTCCGAGTTTATGAGCTACAG tCCCATGACCGCATGCAGGTGTACGGGGGTCACAGTGACATGGTGATGTGCATGGCCATACACAAGAGTGTG ATCTATACAGGCTGCTATGACGGCAGTGTTCAAGCTACAAAGCTGAACTTGATGAAGAACTACCGCTGCTGG TGGCAGAGTTGCACTCTGATCTTCGGCTTAGCAGAGCATCTCGTGGAGCACCTCGTTAAAGATCACACCAACCCCAATCTGCAGGCGGTCAAATGtcgctggaggagctgcagcagtttttttgcCACGCAGCACTTGATTAGAAAG GAGCTGCCtgaacacatgcagaaacacgTGGAGAAAGACAGCGAGGTGCAGCCATGA
- the LOC104926784 gene encoding zinc finger protein 106 isoform X3 — MAMVHEKMGKTPVVKKKKKKKKSNNNNNNNNNNNNKSSLDSKRDHKVYCILCRRLYLQYEAQEHMHSMLHHRELETVLGKREAKLADQKHLGVPQGVPKKHTVVSKVVKPDISKQVNTSRLKQMWGTHQQGSNNAVFQNKENKVSSLQRTPQQRESAPQNQSGRFACMYGEPSGRVWHQPYAKAQFTQSAPQLRYNHNFSYYNQCSDIPIRRPHNTQEGFTNVPEHIKWPASSQHDHYNKQYGSAADFTSDHLPQRGAIIFDHSQSKSTGSSESRQESRAQPASASVAPIRDSDVSSMLRQIRRALGLREPCRADREARRQNSETGVQSVNQAGTKKGQPTGASFKNSAKEAAHHITSAATTPVQSSLVSSAAPSSHSAVHPSSSTSAEPNKTQGTDEHCESTSSFASDSNETPNNRERGSQVALDSPTSLSRFAGKTASSEPNLNIARRVRIAHVPGKGRKEAGLKPTVNKLLSLSGTKSKLSWREMNEEMRRKRQEKVKGMPRFGIELPKKSSAQAEDLPLTEGFHWESLPGSPLVDNWTGLPPLPPPHQDTTDNDSQTETHSDSQIQEQPGQAPQDCRSETVAAVPLKVEPNWEDESGDLRDHSAKKRKPEEEVTQEKETKGKKKKTKSNKDQDQMDQLLAVSLREDELSHSLQDLDQSLVQARNVLQATYTEVQRLLLVRQQYTAEVNSLRTKRIEILQGMQGAAAVQPKLSPLPSTSAFPTSSSQPIPPTNPASSISQPYPAPLALPIKPVKKETCQPPPVSCNPDISQVIPLFPPNLLSPLLLTSPHLAAPTTVASLKQLCSASANPSPESPAKQQEQATRESLKDCVKTAMLAREEADSDPEEEMGKNLCPASEKPASSFVPERDQNGDDGGNESDSSVKMMEPSNPVIIDIDKSDNEETVSTVSVQQEPPQKSVSMELSSVSTQVLPQNDAERKFQPMQPVKNANDPPECVEAVDDEEPSLGAFPNHTGPVHGLQVHKGLLYTCSGDNTARAYSLTSRECQAVFTGHTHKINCLLVSSIPNMSERLYTGSSDQTIRCHSIKSQKCLDQVSLSDRVLCLHAAWNILFAGLANGSVASFDLKTLKQVDVFECHGPRGVSCLGTAQEGARRVLLVGSYDSTISVRDAKSGLLLRSLEGHTKTVLCMKVVNDLVFSGSSDMSVHAHNIHTGELIRIYKGHSHAVTSIVILGKVMVTACLDKLVRVYELQSHDRMQVYGGHSDMVMCMAIHKSVIYTGCYDGSVQATKLNLMKNYRCWWQSCTLIFGLAEHLVEHLVKDHTNPNLQAVKCRWRSCSSFFATQHLIRKELPEHMQKHVEKDSEVQP, encoded by the exons ATGGCAATGGTTCATGAGAAGATGGGTAAAACCCctgtggtgaagaagaagaagaagaagaagaagagcaacaacaacaacaacaacaacaacaacaacaacaacaaaagttcACTAGACTCCAAGAGAGACCATAAAGTCTACTGTATTTTGTGTCGCAGGTTATATTTGCAATAT GAGGCACAAGAGCATATGCATAGTATGCTGCatcacagagagctggagaCCGTGCTGGGCAA GAGAGAAGCAAAGCTAGCTGATCAGAAGCATCTAGGAGTGCCACAAGGAGTtcccaaaaaacacacagtggtgtCCAAAGTAGTGAAGCCAGATATATCCAAACAAGTGAACACGAGCCGACTCAAACAGATGTGGGGAACCCACCAACAAGGAAGCAACAATGCtgtttttcaaaacaaagagaataaaGTGTCCAGTCTGCAAAGAACTCCTCAACAAAGAGAATCAGCTCCGCAGAATCAAAGTGGAAGATTTGCTTGTATGTACGGAGAGCCTTCAGGTCGAGTTTGGCATCAACCTTATGCTAAGGCCCAGTTCACGCAATCAGCTCCCCAGCTGAGGTACAATCACAACTTTTCTTACTACAATCAGTGCAGTGATATTCCTATTAGAAGACCACACAACACCCAAGAAGGGTTTACTAATGTGCCAGAACATATAAAATGGCCTGCCAGCAGCCAGCATGACCATTACAACAAGCAGTATGGTAGTGCAGCAGACTTCACCAGTGATCACCTGCCTCAGAGAGGTGCCATCATATTTGATCACAGCCAGAGTAAGAGTACAGGATCTTCTGAGTCAAGACAAGAAAGCAGAGCCCAACCTGCTTCTGCCAGCGTAGCTCCCATACGGGATTCCGACGTCAGTTCGATGCTACGGCAAATCAGAAGAGCGCTGGGTTTGAGGGAACCGTGCAGAGCAGATCGCGAAGCCCGGAGGCAGAACAGTGAGACAGGTGTGCAGTCAGTCAATCAAGCTGGAACTAAGAAAGGGCAGCCAACAGGTGCCTCCTTCAAAAACTCTGCCAAGGAGGCTGCACATCACATCACCTCTGCTGCGACTACACCGGTGCAATCCTCACTGGtcagctctgctgctccttCATCGCATTCTGCTGTTCATCCTTCTAGTTCTACTTCTGCTGAGCCAAACAAGACACAAGGGACGGATGAGCATTGTGAGAGCACCTCAAGCTTTGCAAGTGACTCAAATGAAACGCCAAACAACAGGGAGAGAGGATCTCAGGTGGCCCTCGATAGCCCGACTTCACTCAGCCGATTTGCAGGCAAGACCGCATCCTCTGAGCCCAACCTGAACATCGCTCGCAGGGTTCGAATCGCCCACGTACCAGGCAAGGGGAGGAAAGAGGCTGGGCTTAAACCAACCGTCAATAAGCTGCTCAGCTTATCAGGGACCAAGAGTAAGTTGAGCTGGAGGGAGATGAatgaagagatgaggaggaagaggcaggagAAGGTGAAAGGCATGCCCAG GTTTGGAATTGAGTTGCCCAAAAAAAGCTCAGCACAAGCAGAGGACCTTCCTCTGACGGAAGGCTTCCATTGGGAGTCACTCCCAGGCAGTCCTTTAGTTGACAACTGGACTGGACTACCTCCACTACCTCCTCCACACCAGGACACAACAGATAACGACtctcagacagaaacacactcagatTCTCAGATTCAGGAGCAGCCCGGTCAGGCACCGCAAGATTGCCGCAGTGAGACGGTCGCAGCAGTCCCTTTGAAGGTTGAACCAAACTGGGAGGATGAAAGTGGAGATTTAAGAGACCACAGTGCCAAAAAGAggaaaccagaagaagaagtgacG caggaaaaggagacaaagggaaaaaagaagaaaacaaagtcaaacaagg ACCAGGACCAAATggaccagctgctggctgtgtcTCTGAGAGAGGACGAGTTGAGCCACTCATTACAGGATTTAGACCAGTCTCTGGTCCAGGCCCGCAACGTCCTGCAGGCTACCTACACAGAGGTCCAAAGACTCCTGCTCGTTAGACAGCAG TATACAGCCGAGGTCAACAGTCTACGAACCAAGCGCATTGAGATCCTGCAGGGGATGCAAG GAGCTGCTGCCGTGCAACCAAAACTCTCTCCCCTTCCTTCGACTAGTGCcttccccacctcctccagccAGCCAATACCTCCGACAAACCCAGCATCTTCTATCAGCCAACCTTACCCAGCCCCCCTTGCCCTGCCTATCAAGCcagtaaagaaagaaacatgccAACCACCTCCAGTTTCCTGTAACCCTGATATTTCACAGGTTATTCCCCTGTTTCCTCCTAATTTGCTCTCTCCGCTGCTGCTTACATCGCCACACTTAGCTGCCCCTACAACTGTTGCCTCCCTCAaacagctctgctctgcatcAGCGAACCCTTCTCCTGAATCACCTGCCAAGCAGCAGGAGCAAGCGACGAGAGAGAGTTTAAAGGACTGTGTAAAGACAGCGATGTTAGCAAGAGAGGAAGCTGACAGTGATCCTGAGGAGGAGATGGGAAAAAATCTCTGCCCGGCATCAGAGAAGCCCGCCTCCTCTTTTGTCCCTGAAAGAGACCAAAATGGTGACGATGGAGGGAACGAAAGCGACAGCTCAGTCAAAATGATGGAGCCCTCCAACCCAGTGATCATTGATATCGATAAATCAGACAACGAGGAGACCGTCTCGACTGTATCTGTCCAACAGGAGCCTCCTCAGAAGTCTGTCAGTATGGAGCTCAGCTCTGTGAGCACACAGGTGTTACCACAAAATGATGCCGAGAG GAAGTTTCAGCCTATGCAGCCAGTGAAAAATGCCAACGATCCTCCAG agtgcGTTGAGGCGGTCGATGATGAGGAACCATCCTTGGGAGCTTTTCCGAATCACACAGGCCCCGTTCATGGACTCCAAGTTCACAAGGGTCTGTTGTACACTTGTTCAGGAGATAACACAGCACGAGCCTACAGTCTGACG AGCAGAGAGTGCCAAGCAGTGTttacaggtcacacacacaaaatcaactGTCTGCTGGTGTCGTCCATCCCAAATATGTCGGAACGCCTGTACACCGGCTCCAGTGACCAAACTATCCGCTGTCACAGCATAAAG TCTCAGAAGTGTCTGGATCAGGTCTCTCTGTCAGACCGGGTGCTGTGTTTGCACGCTGCCTGGAACATTCTGTTTGCTGGACTCGCCAACGGATCAGTGGCCAGCTTTGACTTAAAG ACTCTGAAGCAGGTGGATGTGTTTGAGTGCCACGGCCCGCGGGGTGTGAGCTGCCTGGGTACGGCACAGGAGGGCGCCCGACGAGTGCTGCTGGTCGGCTCCTACGACAGCACCATCAGCGTACGAGACGCCAAAAGCGGCTTGCTGCTGCGCTCGCTGGAGGGTCACACCAAAACTGTCCTCTGTATGAAG GTGGTGAACGATCTGGTCTTCAGCGGCTCCAGCGACATGTCGGTACATGCCCACAACATCCAC ACGGGCGAGTTGATTCGTATCTACAAGGGTCACAGTCATGCCGTCACATCAATAGTCATCTTGGGGAAAGTGATGGTAACAGCCTGTCTGGATAAACTGGTCCGAGTTTATGAGCTACAG tCCCATGACCGCATGCAGGTGTACGGGGGTCACAGTGACATGGTGATGTGCATGGCCATACACAAGAGTGTG ATCTATACAGGCTGCTATGACGGCAGTGTTCAAGCTACAAAGCTGAACTTGATGAAGAACTACCGCTGCTGG TGGCAGAGTTGCACTCTGATCTTCGGCTTAGCAGAGCATCTCGTGGAGCACCTCGTTAAAGATCACACCAACCCCAATCTGCAGGCGGTCAAATGtcgctggaggagctgcagcagtttttttgcCACGCAGCACTTGATTAGAAAG GAGCTGCCtgaacacatgcagaaacacgTGGAGAAAGACAGCGAGGTGCAGCCATGA